One window of Mucilaginibacter inviolabilis genomic DNA carries:
- the traM gene encoding conjugative transposon protein TraM produces MQINFKQPRYIVPLILLPFLCLFFYVFHGKAKEKGSVNQPAAIQGNVGDVSAHVKKSALSDKLDAFRNTYKESDGLTAVSPVTNDETAGTKLSAGYSDKQRMQLDSIDRAMKARFSSGMTAPPAKQGASVQDRQVTAALNALAAQRKAKTAPASYAGSNAAEREKDPMAVFKQQMAYVDSMQKANDPALRSEREKQQAKVKALAGQPVALEVRKAPEGSGDFNTIKPDEHSELISAIIDEDVTAYAGSRIRLRLMEDIWAGKNLIPKGSMLYGLVNGFTQQRVTFVINSVLSAGQILPVKLSVYDQDGILGLYVPASAFRDFTKDLSGNTMQGVSIESGSAGNQLLMSSMDKIFQSTSSAIAGAIRKNKAKIKYGTYVYLVDPQTIQNNR; encoded by the coding sequence ATGCAAATCAATTTTAAACAGCCGCGCTACATCGTGCCGTTGATATTGCTACCCTTTTTATGCCTGTTCTTTTATGTATTTCATGGAAAGGCGAAAGAAAAAGGGTCGGTAAACCAGCCGGCAGCTATTCAAGGCAATGTGGGCGACGTTTCGGCACACGTTAAAAAAAGTGCCCTCTCCGATAAGCTGGACGCTTTCCGGAACACCTATAAGGAAAGCGACGGCCTGACGGCAGTGTCGCCGGTCACCAATGACGAAACCGCCGGAACCAAGTTGTCAGCGGGTTATTCCGATAAACAGCGCATGCAACTGGATTCCATTGACCGCGCTATGAAAGCCCGTTTCAGTTCCGGCATGACTGCGCCTCCCGCCAAACAGGGAGCCTCCGTTCAAGACAGGCAGGTAACCGCTGCCTTAAATGCGCTGGCTGCACAACGAAAAGCAAAAACAGCTCCTGCAAGTTATGCTGGCAGCAACGCTGCCGAACGGGAAAAAGACCCTATGGCGGTCTTTAAGCAGCAGATGGCCTATGTGGACAGCATGCAAAAAGCAAATGACCCTGCGCTCAGATCGGAACGGGAAAAACAACAGGCCAAAGTTAAAGCACTTGCCGGACAGCCCGTGGCCCTGGAAGTACGCAAAGCGCCTGAAGGCAGCGGTGATTTCAATACCATCAAGCCGGATGAACACAGTGAGCTGATCTCCGCTATCATCGATGAGGATGTAACCGCTTATGCCGGATCGCGTATCCGGTTGCGCTTAATGGAAGATATCTGGGCAGGGAAAAACCTGATCCCTAAAGGAAGTATGCTTTATGGTCTTGTCAACGGGTTTACCCAGCAAAGGGTAACCTTTGTGATCAATTCCGTGCTGTCAGCCGGTCAGATACTGCCGGTAAAACTCTCTGTGTATGACCAGGATGGGATTTTAGGGCTGTACGTTCCTGCATCTGCATTCCGTGACTTCACAAAAGACCTGAGTGGTAATACCATGCAGGGCGTAAGTATAGAATCCGGCAGCGCCGGAAACCAACTGCTTATGAGTTCTATGGATAAGATATTTCAATCCACTTCTTCAGCCATTGCGGGCGCTATCCGCAAGAACAAGGCGAAGATCAAATACGGTACTTATGTGTACCTGGTCGATCCGCAAACCATTCAAAATAACCGTTAA
- a CDS encoding DUF4138 domain-containing protein, with the protein MKKYLLLLAVIITAAGQGFAQLKKRDLPVVYLPGNVSVHFVSPEPIRFVDISVKAISGDLPVPNILRIHTHDSITRFNDAVVTITGEKFIAQYRIVPCQDDHDGTVQTEIAVEPSDCRPLDNPDIGLSQPELKANALRLLSMRPDDPAEKVKAFDLLGFLYHIYTLDDYIFLDIGFRNKTRLPYTIDQLHFSIEDKKVTKASTVQSVEVKPFFVLQDIPAFNKYYRNIFVFKKLTFPGNKVFCIGLSEKQLSGRTLTLKADYKDLLHADVFPR; encoded by the coding sequence ATGAAAAAATATTTGTTATTGCTTGCCGTCATTATCACGGCAGCAGGGCAAGGCTTTGCCCAGCTCAAAAAACGCGACCTGCCGGTCGTTTATCTGCCCGGAAACGTATCTGTCCACTTTGTTTCACCCGAGCCGATCCGCTTTGTGGATATTTCCGTAAAGGCTATTTCCGGTGACCTTCCGGTGCCGAACATCCTGCGCATACATACGCACGATTCTATCACGCGCTTTAACGACGCCGTTGTTACGATCACCGGTGAAAAGTTTATTGCACAGTATCGCATCGTTCCCTGCCAGGACGATCATGATGGGACGGTACAGACTGAAATAGCCGTTGAGCCGTCAGATTGCCGGCCTTTGGATAATCCCGATATAGGCCTTTCACAACCCGAACTGAAAGCCAACGCCCTGCGCTTATTGTCGATGAGGCCGGACGATCCCGCCGAAAAGGTAAAAGCATTTGATCTTCTGGGTTTTCTTTATCATATCTATACGCTTGACGATTATATTTTCCTGGACATCGGATTTCGAAACAAAACACGGTTGCCCTATACGATCGACCAGTTACACTTTAGTATCGAGGATAAAAAAGTAACAAAGGCCAGCACCGTACAATCGGTCGAGGTCAAACCCTTTTTTGTGCTACAGGATATTCCTGCGTTCAATAAATACTACCGTAACATTTTTGTATTCAAAAAACTGACATTTCCGGGGAACAAGGTTTTTTGTATCGGCCTCAGTGAAAAACAGTTGTCAGGACGTACCCTGACCCTGAAAGCTGATTATAAGGACCTGCTTCACGCCGACGTCTTTCCAAGATAG